In Betaproteobacteria bacterium, the sequence CAAGATCAAGCGCCTGTTCGACCCGGACAATCTGCTCAACCCCGGCGTCATCCTCAACGACAACCCACAGGCTCACCTCGAAAACCTGAAACCGATGCCGGCCGCCGAGGACATCGTCGACCGCTGTATCGAATGTGGCTTCTGCGAACCGCTCTGCCCATCGCACCGGCTGACCCTGTCGCCCCGCCAGCGCATTGTCAGCGTCCGCGAACTGTCGCGCCGTGCCGCTGCCGGCGAGCCGGCAGGCACGCTTGGCGAGGATTACGCCTACATGGGCCTCGACACTTGTGCCGGTTGCGGCCTCTGTTCAACGGCCTGCCCGGTCGGCATCGATACCGGCGACCTGACCCGTCGCCTGCGTGGCCGCAAGCTGGGTGCCACAGCGCGTGCAATCAACACCTGGACCGGCGAGCATTTCGGCACGCTGGCCAATGCTTCGCGCCTTGGCCTCACGGTGGGTCACGCGGTTTCCGGCGTGCTCGGTGACAACGTCCTCGGCCGCATTTCCGGCGGCGCCTGGAAGAAAAACATGCCATATGCCGGCAAGGCCCCAACGCCACGCGCTACACAAGGCGACCCCGTCGTCTATTTCCCGACCTGCGGTGGCCGCATCTTTGGCCCATCAATGGCCGGAGACCAGCAACTGGGTGACGTGATCATCGAACTGCTCGGCCGTGCCGGCTACGCGCCCATCCTGCCGGAAGGCTTCGACCAGCTGTGCTGCGGCCAGATGTTGGCCAGCAAGGGCATGGCTGAAGAAGCCGACAGCATGTCCAACACACTGGAAGCGGCACTGATGAAAGCCTCGGCCAACGGCAAGTACCCGGTGATCATGGATGCCAGCACCTGCACCGCCCGCATGCAGCAACATCTGTCCGGCCGCCTGAAACTCTACGACTTCCACGAATTCGCTCACGACGCCCTGCTGCCACGCCTGATGATCCAGAAACAGGCTGGTCCCATTGCCCTGCACGTCAATTGCAGTGTGAAGAAGTCTGGTTCGGACGCCAAGCTGAAAAAGCTCTTGACCGCCTGTGTCGAGCAGGTCGTTGAACCTGCTGGCGTTACCTGCTGCGGATTTGCCGGCGACCGTGGTTTTGTCGTGCCGGAACTGAACCGACATGCCTTGCGCAAGATTCATGACGAACTGCCGGCCGCCTGCGGCTGCGGCGTCTCGACCAATCGCACCTGCGAAATCGGCCTCACCGCCGAGACCGGGCGCACCTATCGATCCATCGCATACCTGCTTGAGGAATGCAGCCGAAAGGAGAGCAATTTGACCTGCTGACGAAAAAACAGCCCAGCAGAAGGGGTTCTTGCACTGGGCCGAAAACTGAGACAAATCTGACACTAAAACGGTCACGCCACCCGTCTGCGCGCCAACGCAGCGAAGTGGTCAGACCAGATTCTAAAGGAGTTTCTCCATGATCTGGCAACAGATATATGATCCATTGGGCAGCATCGGGCTGTCCGCGTTACTGGCGTCCGTACCGGTCGTCGTCATGCTGGCTGCATTGGCATTTTTTCATGTCAAGGCCCACGTCGCGGCCATCCTTGCGCTCGTATCCGCCCTGCTCATTGCCATCTTCGGCTTTGGGATGCCGGCCTACATGGCCACCGATGCCGCCATGTTCGGTGCCATCAACGGTCTGGTCCCCATCGGCTGGATCGTGCTCAACATCATCTTCCTGCATCGCCTGACCACTGAAAACGGCTCATTCAAGGTGCTGCAGGACTCCATCGCCGGCATCACCGATGACCGTCGTCTGCAACTGCTGCTGATTGCCTTTTGCTTCGGTGCCTTCTTCGAAGGTGCTGCCGGCTTCGGTACGCCGGTCGCCGTCACCGGCGCCGTGCTGATCGGCCTCGGCTTCTCGCCCCTGGCCGCTTCAGGCCTGGCGCTGATCGCCAACACCGCGCCTGTAGCCTACGGTGCCCTGGGCACGCCGGTCATTACGCTCGCCAAGGTCACCGGCCTTGACGAGATGATGCTGTCGTCGATGATCGGTCGCCAACTGCCGTTCTTCTCGCTGCTCGTTCCGTTCTGGCTGATCTGGGCCTTTGCTGGTCGCAAGGGCATGATGCAGATCTGGCCGGCCATCCTGGTGGCCGGTGGTTCCTTCGCCATTGCCCAGTTCTTGGTGTCCAACTACCACGGCCCGATGCTGGTGGACGTTATCGCTTCCCTGGTTTCCATGGCCAGCCTGATCGCCTTCCTGAAAGTCTGGAAACCCAAAACGGTGTGGACATCGGCCAAGTTGATCGGCCACGAGGAAGACGGTGGCGAAGCCCATCCGCTACCCACCGATATCCCGCAAAAGGCCGACAAGGCCGCCGTTCGCCGCGCCTGGATGCCCTGGGTCATTCTTACGGTATTCGTCTTCGTCTGGGGCTTGCCCGAATTCAAGAAGGCCGTGGATACCTTGCCAGTCGTTGAAAACAGCCAGCCTGTACTCGATGCGAAGGGGCTACCCAAGCGCGCCGGTAATACCTTCTTCGCGCCAGTCTTCAAGTTTGAAGACATTCACGAGAAGATCGAGAAAGTGCCGCCCGTCGTCACCAAGGTCAAGAAGGAAGAAGCCGCCTACAAGCTGAACTGGTTCACCACGACCGGCACCGGCATCCTGCTTGCCGCGCTCTTCGCCGGCCTGATGATGGGATATCGTCCCATGCAACTGGTCAGCCAGTTCGGCAAGACCGTGTGGATGGTGCGCTACTCGCTGACCACCATCGTGGCCATGCTCGCCCTCGGCTATCTGACGCGTTTCGCCGGCATTGATGCCACGCTCGGTCTGGCCTTCGCCTTCACCGGTGTTTTCTACCCATTCTTCGGCACTTTCCTCGGCTGGCTGGGTGTGGCGCTGACCGGGTCCGATACGGCCTCGAACGTGCTGTTTGGCGGCCTGCAGCGGACGACCGCAGAACAGCTGGGAATTTCCCCCATCCTGATGGCCGCGGCCAACAGCTCGGGTGGCGTGATGGGCAAGATGATCGATGCCCAATCCATTGTCGTCGCCTCAACTGCCACGCACTGGTATGGCCATGAAGGGGAGATCCTGCGCTACGTCTTCTTCCATTCCATCGCGCTGTGCACCCTGATGGGGTTCTTCATCACGGCTCAAGCCTACCTCTGGCCTTTCACGGCCATGGTCCTCAAATAATCCGGAGCACTGACCATGTATCAAAAAATATTTGTCGCCATTGACGACAGCCCGACGGCCCAGAAAGCCCTGGCCGAAGCCATTGACCTCGCCGGCAACGCCAAGGCTGCGCTGTGCATCGCTCATGCCGCCGACGAAAGCCTGTTAGCCCAGCATGGCATGGGCCTTGGAAGCTATATCGACGTGGAAGGGACCAAACAGGCGATTCGCGATACTTCGCAAGCACTGCTCGAAACAGCTGCGGCAAAAGCCACCGCTGCTGGCGTCACAGCCGAGATTCGGCTGCTTGAAGCCAGCAACCAGCGGGTCGCCGAGCAGATCGCAGCCGGCGCCGCCGCCTATGGCGCTGACCTGATTGTGATCGGCACCCACGGTCGGCGCGGCTTTGCCAGCCTGCTGGTGGGCTCGGTCGCTGAAAATCTGGTGCGTATCGCAAACACATCACTGTTGATGGTGCGCGACCAATAAACCGCCATGGCAGGGCGTGCAGTCCAGACGCCCTGCCAGCTGCGGGAATTCCCCACATGGCGCCAATCATTAACTTTGCTACTTTTCGTTGCTATATCTTTTTGCCGAATCCTGTCTTAGTCCTCTCTTTGGAGAATAGCCATGTATAAAAATATTCTTGTCGCCATTGACGACAGTGAAACCTCGCGTTGCGCGCTGAAAGAAGCGCTGCACATCGCCAGGAGCAGCAACGCCAAGCTGTACATCACGCACGTCGCGGACGAGACGCTGCTCAGTATGCACAGCCGCACGGTGTCGACGACGCTGGATTTCAACCAGGCAGTTAGCGCAATTGCCGATGCCGGCCGAAAATTGCTGGATGAAGCGATGCAGTCAGCCGCTGGTGTCAACGCCGAACCGCTGCTGCTTGAAGCGCTCAATCGTCGCATCTCCGAAACGCTGGCCGACAAGGCCAAAGAATTGAATGTTGACCTGATCATCATCGGTCGGCATGGTAAACGCGGACTGGCCACGCTCATTCTTGGATCGGTCGCCGAACAACTCGCCAGAATCGCCCACGCCTCCGTACTTCTCGTCAGGAAACACTAAATGTCTCAGGTACCGCTCGACAGCAACAAGGATGAACCTCTCCGCAACGACATTCGCCTGCTCGGCCGAATTCTGGGTGATACCGTTCGCGAGCAGGAAGGCGAATCCGTTTTCGATATCGTCGAGCGCGTCCGGCAGACCGCCGTGCGCTTTGCCCGTGACGGTGATCCGGCCGCCCGCGACGAACTTGCTGCCCTGCTCGACCCCTTGCCAGGCGATACGACACAGGCCGTTGTCCGTGCCTTCAGCTACTTCCTGCAACTGACCAATATCGCCGAAGACGAACACCACATTCGCCGCCGTCGCGCCTACGACCTGGCCAACTCGCCCCCACGCGAAGGAAGTTTGATTTTCGCGCTGGATTCCCTGTCGACCGCAGCCGTCTCACCGGAAGCCATCGCCGACTTCTTCGCCCATGCCATGGTCGCCCCGGTGCTGACCGCCCACCCGACCGAAGTCCAGCGCCAAAGCCTGATCCGCAATCACCGGGATCTGGCCCGCCTGCTCGACCAGCGTGAGCGCCTGCAGATGACGCCGGAAGAAGAAGCCGACAACGATCTCGCGTTAGCTAACTCCATCCTGACCCTATGGCAGTCGCGCATGCTGCGCCCGGTACGCCTTAAGGTGCTGGACGAGGTCAAGAACGGCATCACTTATTTCAAGGAAACCTTCTTCACCGAACTGCCGCGCCTTTATATCCAGGCCACGCAGCAGCTACAAAAGCGCTACCCGGACAAAAAATGGGCGCTGCCGCCCTTCTTCCGTATTGGCAGCTGGATCGGCGGCGACCGCGACGGCAATCCTTTTGTCACCGCAGAAATCCTGCGCGAAGCACTGCGCCTGCAATCGGCCGCTGCCCTCAATCATTACCTCGATGAAATCCACGAGCTGGGCGGCGAACTCCCGCTCTCCGAGCTGCTGGTCAAGGTTACGCCGGAACTGCTGGCGCTGGCCGAGCACTCGACCGACCATTCACCGCAACGTGCCGACGAGCCCTACCGCCGCGCCCTCTCCGGCATCTACGCTCGCCTCGCTGCCACCTCCCGCGTGCTGGATCAGGTTGAGCCCGTTCGCCATGAAATCGGTCAGGCCGCGCCCTATGCCACGCCGGAAGCCCTGCGCGCTGATCTGAAGGTTCTGACCAATTCGCTGAAGCTGAACGGTAGCGCCAACCTGGCCGGTGGCCGCCTGCGTCGACTGATGCGCGCGGTGCAGGTTTTTGGCTTCCACCTGGCGCCGATCGACCTTCGGCAGAACTCCGAAGTCCATGCCCGGAGCGTCGCCGAACTACTCGCCGGTGCCGGTCGCTGCCCGGATTACGAAGCACTTTCCGAAAACGAACGAATTTCCCTGTTGACCGCGGAAATCACCACGCCACGTCCGCTTTACTCGCCATACCTGAACTATTCAGAAGAAACACAGGGCGAACTGGCCATTTTCTTCTCCGCACGCGAACTGCGCCAGCGCTATGGCGACGCCGCGCTACCCAACTGCATCATCTCGAAAACCGATGGCGTGTCGGACCTGCTTGAACTCGCCCTATTGCTCAAGGAATCCGGTCTGCTCTTGCCGGGCGCCAAGCCACAGCTCAACGTCAATATCATCCCGCTCTTCGAAACCATCGAAGACTTGCAGAAGAGCGCCGCGACGATGGCCGGCGTCTTCGCAATCCCCGCCTACCGCGAACTGATCACCGGCCGTGGTGATGAGCACGAAGTCAT encodes:
- a CDS encoding universal stress protein; its protein translation is MYQKIFVAIDDSPTAQKALAEAIDLAGNAKAALCIAHAADESLLAQHGMGLGSYIDVEGTKQAIRDTSQALLETAAAKATAAGVTAEIRLLEASNQRVAEQIAAGAAAYGADLIVIGTHGRRGFASLLVGSVAENLVRIANTSLLMVRDQ
- a CDS encoding L-lactate permease; its protein translation is MIWQQIYDPLGSIGLSALLASVPVVVMLAALAFFHVKAHVAAILALVSALLIAIFGFGMPAYMATDAAMFGAINGLVPIGWIVLNIIFLHRLTTENGSFKVLQDSIAGITDDRRLQLLLIAFCFGAFFEGAAGFGTPVAVTGAVLIGLGFSPLAASGLALIANTAPVAYGALGTPVITLAKVTGLDEMMLSSMIGRQLPFFSLLVPFWLIWAFAGRKGMMQIWPAILVAGGSFAIAQFLVSNYHGPMLVDVIASLVSMASLIAFLKVWKPKTVWTSAKLIGHEEDGGEAHPLPTDIPQKADKAAVRRAWMPWVILTVFVFVWGLPEFKKAVDTLPVVENSQPVLDAKGLPKRAGNTFFAPVFKFEDIHEKIEKVPPVVTKVKKEEAAYKLNWFTTTGTGILLAALFAGLMMGYRPMQLVSQFGKTVWMVRYSLTTIVAMLALGYLTRFAGIDATLGLAFAFTGVFYPFFGTFLGWLGVALTGSDTASNVLFGGLQRTTAEQLGISPILMAAANSSGGVMGKMIDAQSIVVASTATHWYGHEGEILRYVFFHSIALCTLMGFFITAQAYLWPFTAMVLK
- the ppc gene encoding phosphoenolpyruvate carboxylase, whose protein sequence is MSQVPLDSNKDEPLRNDIRLLGRILGDTVREQEGESVFDIVERVRQTAVRFARDGDPAARDELAALLDPLPGDTTQAVVRAFSYFLQLTNIAEDEHHIRRRRAYDLANSPPREGSLIFALDSLSTAAVSPEAIADFFAHAMVAPVLTAHPTEVQRQSLIRNHRDLARLLDQRERLQMTPEEEADNDLALANSILTLWQSRMLRPVRLKVLDEVKNGITYFKETFFTELPRLYIQATQQLQKRYPDKKWALPPFFRIGSWIGGDRDGNPFVTAEILREALRLQSAAALNHYLDEIHELGGELPLSELLVKVTPELLALAEHSTDHSPQRADEPYRRALSGIYARLAATSRVLDQVEPVRHEIGQAAPYATPEALRADLKVLTNSLKLNGSANLAGGRLRRLMRAVQVFGFHLAPIDLRQNSEVHARSVAELLAGAGRCPDYEALSENERISLLTAEITTPRPLYSPYLNYSEETQGELAIFFSARELRQRYGDAALPNCIISKTDGVSDLLELALLLKESGLLLPGAKPQLNVNIIPLFETIEDLQKSAATMAGVFAIPAYRELITGRGDEHEVMLGYSDSNKDGGFLTSGWELYKAEIQLAQVFKQHSVRLRLFHGRGGSVGRGGGPTYHAILAQPAGAVSGQIRLTEQGEVISTKYGNADTGRRNLEVLLAATLEASLTDHENKVEPAEKFHSVMDELSLRAFNAYRGLVYETPGFTTYFRQSTVVSEIALLNIGSRPASRKASERIEDLRAIPWVFSWAQCRLMLPGWYGFGAAVDGYLSANPEGLTTLRRMVKSWPFFQSLLSNMDMVLAKTDLAIASRYAELVTDAELRERIFNQIKAEWALTKKHLLTILEQVDFLADNPMLKRSLQLRSPYMDPLNHLQVELLKRHRAGETDERLARGIHLSINGVASGLRNSG
- a CDS encoding universal stress protein, encoding MYKNILVAIDDSETSRCALKEALHIARSSNAKLYITHVADETLLSMHSRTVSTTLDFNQAVSAIADAGRKLLDEAMQSAAGVNAEPLLLEALNRRISETLADKAKELNVDLIIIGRHGKRGLATLILGSVAEQLARIAHASVLLVRKH